A portion of the Sulfurospirillum diekertiae genome contains these proteins:
- a CDS encoding cation diffusion facilitator family transporter yields MEEHHHDHKVTGKNLFLTIVLNVFITTAQVIGGVVSGSLALLSDALHNFSDVMALFIAWWANKVSSKESSEEKTFGYKRAEIVAALFNASVLVGIGVYLIVEGVAKLMHPHVIDSDIVIYLAILGIVFNFVSVLLLQKDAKENLNMKAAYLHLLSDTMTSVAVLIGGLGMKYYGAYWIDPLITIAIAFYLILTSFSLIKETMAILMQFSPKGLHVKDIEKSVLAFEGVENLHHLHLWRLNDKEIHFEAHVDFKENLPLSEATCVIASIEKELEEHFGISHVTLQAEFESADLKELIYNKGCCHV; encoded by the coding sequence ATGGAAGAACATCATCACGATCACAAAGTAACAGGGAAAAATCTTTTCTTGACCATCGTGCTTAATGTTTTTATCACCACAGCACAGGTTATTGGAGGCGTGGTATCGGGTTCTTTAGCGCTTTTAAGTGATGCGCTTCATAATTTTTCAGATGTTATGGCACTGTTTATCGCATGGTGGGCAAATAAAGTCTCTTCAAAAGAGAGCAGTGAAGAGAAAACCTTTGGTTATAAAAGAGCTGAAATCGTCGCGGCATTGTTTAATGCTTCGGTATTGGTGGGTATTGGTGTTTATTTAATCGTTGAGGGGGTGGCAAAGTTGATGCATCCTCATGTGATTGACTCGGATATTGTTATTTACTTAGCAATTCTTGGTATTGTCTTTAACTTTGTCAGTGTTCTTCTTCTTCAAAAAGATGCCAAAGAGAACCTCAATATGAAAGCAGCATACCTGCACCTTCTCAGTGACACAATGACCTCGGTCGCAGTTCTTATCGGAGGTCTTGGTATGAAATACTATGGTGCGTATTGGATAGACCCGCTGATTACCATTGCGATTGCATTTTATCTCATTCTTACCTCATTTTCACTCATCAAAGAGACGATGGCGATTTTGATGCAATTTAGTCCAAAAGGTTTACATGTAAAAGATATAGAAAAATCTGTTTTAGCGTTTGAGGGAGTTGAAAATCTCCACCATTTACATCTTTGGAGACTTAATGACAAAGAGATTCATTTTGAAGCACATGTGGACTTTAAAGAGAATTTGCCTTTGTCTGAGGCGACATGTGTTATTGCTAGTATCGAAAAGGAATTAGAAGAGCATTTTGGTATTTCTCATGTGACGTTGCAAGCGGAGTTTGAGAGTGCTGATCTTAAAGAATTAATTTACAATAAAGGATGCTGTCATGTTTGA